The genomic region GCTGGGCAGCTGCACGCTTGGCTGTTCAACTTGTAAGTCATGTATCATATCGATAAGAAAAGGAAACTCACCATCCTCCTCCGCAGCCTTGCGGAACATCTCATCATTCTCCCGGTCCTTATCCGCCTTGGACTTCTCGGCAGGTTTCATGGAAGGgaagtcatcatcgtcgtcatccatgaaactcttcttcttaggTTTGGGCTGCTCATCGTCGCCCTCAGCAGTGGACTGAGGCTCATATGATGGAGGCTCATAACCGTAAGGCTGGAATGAAGGCGGCTCGTAGCCGCCATTACCGCTCTCTCCAGTATTGTGCTCACCTGCCTGCTCAGGTGGGTTTGAGGACACTTGAGGCGGCTCGTATCCGTAACTGAGAGGCTGGAACCCCTGTGACGAACTATCGGCAGGCGTCTCATCGTTGCCCATCGGGGTAGATGCTGGCATTCCATAGGGCTGGTATCCAGCAGGAGAGTAACCCTGCGTAATTTGAGCAGCTGGTGCAAGGCCTGCCGGTCCACTAAGGCCAGCACTGGTCGGCTCAGACGGAGGAACGGAAGGGGTGTAGCCTTCACCTCGGTCAGTCGAGGCAGCACCAGGGTAGGAAGGCTCATATGAGTTAGGGGCATATTCAGTAGAACTTCGTCCAGGTGTGTACTGAGATGTAGGAGAGTAAAGGTTCGCGGAAGCAGCGGGCGTCGAAGCATTCGGCGCGTATTTGGATGCTGCAATGCTTGCCGATGGTTGAGCAGGTGTCATGCCGAAGCTAGGTGACTGCTGACCATAGATGTCAAAGTTAGAAACCGACGGTGAACGACTAAACTCTCCAGACGGGCGGTTAAACGGGCCTGCCTCCCCAGTACCTCCATTGTTCTCCTCGTTATCATCACCTGCGACGAACTTATTGAATCGGTTCCACATGCTATCTGAGACCTTATTCATGCTTGGCTTGGAAATCCATGAGCCACTCTCCTCCTTCGGCGCTTGTTTCAGTCTCAACATGAAGTCTTCAACAGCAGTCTCGAGAACATGATGATGGTATGGCGATCGCTTAGTTTGGGAGGACATTGCTGTCAAGATGGCGTCGCAGTATTGCATTGCCTTGTCCCGGTGGCCATACTCAGCAAGAGTCATTGCATGTTCAAGCTTGTAGGCAGCAAGATGGGGTGTGCCTGCGGCTGCAAGAGCTCCTCCTGCAAGAGACAGGCCATACTCATAGACCTCGCTCAGCTGGAGTGCCTCTGTTTCCTTGGCAAACTGGTCAGATTGTTGCCTATGATCAGCTCCAATGAGCACAAAGTTGGCGTTGGGGTCGTCAAGACCACCGAAAATAGACGCATGGCGgccaaagatgaagcaaATGTGAGCTGCCTCGGCTCGCCCATAGCTAGAGAGAAGATTTCCGAGGGCATTCAATCCTTGGATATCATCCGTGCTTCGGTTGCTCAGGACAAGAGAAAGAGTCTCTCTCCACTTGTCCAATCCGTCGAGGGTATCCTTGGTAGGTCCTGAGCCCCCACCAGTGGACACCAGTTGAAGACCAGCCCGAGCATGAACAGGAACTAATTCATCCACGCAATCCTCAAGGTTGCCAGAAAGAATCTTGTACAGTGCAGCCATGGACTCGTTGGCGTGACCAGGGTAGTTTACTTCTTTACGAACAAATTCCTGTGCCACGCGTTTGTAAAGATCGCCTTCCACGGTATGTGAGATCAGCATGGCATGACCCCAAAGTCGTTTATCAACAAGAGCCCAAACAGCCTTGTCTCGATCGCCCCTCAGGAGATGGTGACGAATCTGATCCATGGATGAGACATCGACACCATCGGCTTGCATTGAGGTAACCGACGGTACTCCTGTATCAAAACTAGCAGCGGCAGGGAAAAGCGCATCATCACTTGCGGACGATGTATTTTCACCAGGCGAAAGGACATCTCGGACAGCTGCCTCCACGGCAGGGTTACTTTCCAGTATTCCATCATTCTCAATGAAGATAAGCATAATCTTCCATAGGAGTAGTCGCTCGACAGCTCTCTTCGCCTCGAGAGAGAGTTGGGAGTGAAAAGAGACATCCGGAAGGTCTTTTTCGAGTAGCTCAATTCCAGCACTGAGCCATCCGATggtctctttcttctttgacttgCCCCTGAGAGGACCTGGGAATTTGGCCACATGCTCGTGTAACGGCTCAATGTCCTTGACACTCTGGACCTTGACTTCTCCTGGTGTTCGTACAATCATCGGAACAGCCTGGTTCATGCCATACCGAGGAACACTCTTGGGGAAAGAGGTGACGACAGTACCGCCGACGCCCCATGAGATAATAGGCACTCCTTTCCATCGCTGGAGCTCATCATTCTCCCGTCCGTCAGTGGGCGCAACCATGTTCATTGTGATAGACTGGCCGCGAGTACGGACAGTTGAAACACCAGGGGCTGGGGCCATTGGAGCAGTGGGAGCCACCGGAGCATAAGGTGAAGGGGCTGGCTTTCCGCCTACTGGAGAAGGATAGGAGTGTGAGTGGGCAGATGAGGGTCGGCGTGCTGAATCTGAGGACCTCTGAGCCTGCTTATGGCCGAAGGATGCGCTTGGCGATTGCGTCTGAGCGCGAGGAGGTGGTACAAAGCCAGCCTGCGCTGTTGGCGGGGCATGGGGCACATACGGACCCGATTGCTTGGGAGGCGAGAGGGTAAGTTGGCCAGCATAGCTTGGAGGGGGTGGTGTCTGCGTGGATTTTGGAGGAGATGCAGGGTTATATCTCGAATCATAATGAGGTATGGCATGAGTAGCGCTCGCAGATCTAGTGGGAGTCTGttgctcatcctcctcatctacCTCACGTGTGGGTGGCAGAGACGAAACTCGGCTCATCCTTGGCTCAAAGTGAGCACTCTCAGAATGGGTCAACGGGCTTGAAGTCCTGGGCTGATGTGGGAGCACAGGCCCGGGGCCAGCAGTTGCCACGGCTCCGTAAGAACCGTGGCTCTTGGGAACGGGAGGTGCCGGTGAATAACGACTGCTTGCAGGAGCGGGCGGAGCAGTATGGCTTGTACCAGGTGCAGGAGAATATCGAGAGGTGCTTGTCGAGGCAGGGGGGGGCATGTGGTTGGCAGAAGTGGTCAGGGCAGCATAAGGACTAACTCTCTCAGGTGCAACCAGACCAGCGCCGGGAACAAGAGCCGGCTGACCGGTGGAATCGCTGTGTGGTTCACCAGGGGTGACCGTCGTAGCGGGAAAAGGTGGCGGAACCATATGATTTGGCGCCGCGGGTGCTAATGGCGAAGGGATATGTGGAACATGAGCCATTGGGGGCGCATTTCGGGCGGGAGACAGAGCCCTCTGGCTTGTCCGTGAACTAGGCCGTGGTCTAGATGTCAGGGGCAACTCCTCAAAGAAGTTCTCTTTGTGTTGGGCACCAGGAGTTGTGGGTTTGGGAGGTGCTGTAGATTGTTGGTGGCTGGGTAGGCCATGGCTAGAGGAAGGAGGAGTGAGTCTCGTTGGGGGAGCCGGCATGCCAACGCTCGCACTTCTAGGCGGAGGCTGAACCGGAGCATGAAGCTGATTAGCTTGGGAAAGCTGTTGCATGCTCGCCCTCTTTCGAGGCTTAACCAGGTTGGTGACAAGATCGGTAGGTAGGTCATACGGTGAGTGATAACCTCCCTTTGACTTATCCGCGAAGCTTTGCGCCTTGGACATATCAGGACGTGCTGGCAGAGGCTGACCGTATTGAGGAGATGTACCGAAAGGTGTTACGACAGGCGCTGGAGTGTTGTATGCCGAGATTTGGGAACCAGCAGCCGCGGGAACTTGTATGCTGGGAGCATACGGAGATGGCGCTGGGTGAGGAGCTGGTGCCTGCGGCATATAGGGATTGGAGCCAGAAGGTTGACGTGAAGCAGGGGCAGgcgccggagccggagccggagctgaagctggctcctcatcctccaaaaagccttcatcatcacttccAAAGAAGGCAGCTGGGTCAACTTGCTTGTCATCTCCCGCATTCTCTTCAAGCAGAaaatcgtcgtcttcgtcatcagcGAAAGCTTGTTCCCATTTTGATGCAAGGTCTTCCTTCTTAGCTGGGGAGGAGTCGggtgcagcagcagcagggtTAGATGAAGCAGGTGTTGGCGCAGGCTGCGCTGCCTTTTTGCCTCCTCG from Fusarium fujikuroi IMI 58289 draft genome, chromosome FFUJ_chr04 harbors:
- a CDS encoding related to COPII coat assembly protein SEC16 produces the protein MASESPKATDLATMPNHPDPTSSTQAPAHATSSTTPDAVVQADVPTSPDVSSQQDQKSSEQDGAANAWPSHEDDGHDSNDWLASDDAVPNQTQEETASNEPELDVASQPKAPVSQHSSSMSFARTVSHEISFGDEEEGEWNLSRTDTDPFKFMPPTDRTNSFPPVPPAHTNSEVEDQQPLASNQALDVLEEIEKEADAEEELYQREETTDGLEAPRRGHSSSISIGGDLKSPEGQDSDERYEEGMPLIPPPEEERHKVPSEQPNHTLSDSFDDKAEEGDDFFSQVQGSEQPSDEKPTPALERKSTMQVLDSMNAGAISNKSALEGTPEEEEEEEEEKEEEEEEEEEEEEEEEDDDDSKKAAQPAPTPASSNPAAAAPDSSPAKKEDLASKWEQAFADDEDDDFLLEENAGDDKQVDPAAFFGSDDEGFLEDEEPASAPAPAPAPAPASRQPSGSNPYMPQAPAPHPAPSPYAPSIQVPAAAGSQISAYNTPAPVVTPFGTSPQYGQPLPARPDMSKAQSFADKSKGGYHSPYDLPTDLVTNLVKPRKRASMQQLSQANQLHAPVQPPPRSASVGMPAPPTRLTPPSSSHGLPSHQQSTAPPKPTTPGAQHKENFFEELPLTSRPRPSSRTSQRALSPARNAPPMAHVPHIPSPLAPAAPNHMVPPPFPATTVTPGEPHSDSTGQPALVPGAGLVAPERVSPYAALTTSANHMPPPASTSTSRYSPAPGTSHTAPPAPASSRYSPAPPVPKSHGSYGAVATAGPGPVLPHQPRTSSPLTHSESAHFEPRMSRVSSLPPTREVDEEDEQQTPTRSASATHAIPHYDSRYNPASPPKSTQTPPPPSYAGQLTLSPPKQSGPYVPHAPPTAQAGFVPPPRAQTQSPSASFGHKQAQRSSDSARRPSSAHSHSYPSPVGGKPAPSPYAPVAPTAPMAPAPGVSTVRTRGQSITMNMVAPTDGRENDELQRWKGVPIISWGVGGTVVTSFPKSVPRYGMNQAVPMIVRTPGEVKVQSVKDIEPLHEHVAKFPGPLRGKSKKKETIGWLSAGIELLEKDLPDVSFHSQLSLEAKRAVERLLLWKIMLIFIENDGILESNPAVEAAVRDVLSPGENTSSASDDALFPAAASFDTGVPSVTSMQADGVDVSSMDQIRHHLLRGDRDKAVWALVDKRLWGHAMLISHTVEGDLYKRVAQEFVRKEVNYPGHANESMAALYKILSGNLEDCVDELVPVHARAGLQLVSTGGGSGPTKDTLDGLDKWRETLSLVLSNRSTDDIQGLNALGNLLSSYGRAEAAHICFIFGRHASIFGGLDDPNANFVLIGADHRQQSDQFAKETEALQLSEVYEYGLSLAGGALAAAGTPHLAAYKLEHAMTLAEYGHRDKAMQYCDAILTAMSSQTKRSPYHHHVLETAVEDFMLRLKQAPKEESGSWISKPSMNKVSDSMWNRFNKFVAGDDNEENNGGTGEAGPFNRPSGEFSRSPSVSNFDIYGQQSPSFGMTPAQPSASIAASKYAPNASTPAASANLYSPTSQYTPGRSSTEYAPNSYEPSYPGAASTDRGEGYTPSVPPSEPTSAGLSGPAGLAPAAQITQGYSPAGYQPYGMPASTPMGNDETPADSSSQGFQPLSYGYEPPQVSSNPPEQAGEHNTGESGNGGYEPPSFQPYGYEPPSYEPQSTAEGDDEQPKPKKKSFMDDDDDDFPSMKPAEKSKADKDRENDEMFRKAAEEDAKRAAAQQSSKKGWGFGGWFGGSKKAPLEQTSSGDSSPGKPIRAKLGEASSFVYDPELKRWVNKKPGAENTPAKTATPPPPRAGPRSVSGTPPPPTATPPPPLVTSNSAPPPLMPPKVRAGTPELSKQVSTESLGLAPPAMVRSVSNTSNASAPPSRPTTSMSNASSIDDLLSVAPRKASDKKKPRKGGRYVDVMAK